The following are from one region of the Desulfurobacteriaceae bacterium genome:
- the era gene encoding GTPase Era, with protein sequence MEEQKTFKSGYVAILGRPNVGKSTLLNSFLGTKVAIVTDKPQTTRHRIVGVKHMKDAQIVFLDTPGIHKEKFELNRYMNEIAFGVIPDADVILFLIDARSGLTEADKKILEKIGEEKRKDTKVIVVINKIDGVPKEELLPLIDEIHKTFPFVNDIVPISATRGTNLDRLLDVIVGYLPEGPKYYEDGMVTDMPLDQFVSEIIREKIMLLTRDEIPHAVTVQVVSIQPGDRDPNMLVIDADIIVEKDSQKAIIIGKGGQKLKKIGILAREELEQLLGKRVYLRLWVKVKEGWRNRLDQLRGLGYAY encoded by the coding sequence TTGGAAGAGCAGAAAACTTTTAAGTCTGGCTACGTTGCCATTTTAGGAAGGCCAAATGTTGGAAAGTCTACTCTGCTTAATAGCTTCTTGGGAACAAAAGTTGCCATAGTTACTGATAAGCCTCAAACAACAAGACATAGAATAGTTGGTGTTAAACATATGAAAGATGCCCAGATTGTCTTCCTTGATACTCCAGGTATTCATAAGGAGAAGTTTGAACTTAATAGATATATGAACGAGATAGCCTTTGGCGTTATCCCAGATGCTGACGTAATACTTTTCCTAATTGACGCTAGGAGCGGACTTACAGAAGCTGACAAGAAAATTCTGGAAAAAATCGGTGAAGAGAAAAGAAAAGACACGAAAGTAATAGTAGTTATCAACAAAATAGACGGTGTTCCAAAAGAAGAACTTTTACCTCTTATTGATGAGATTCACAAAACATTCCCATTTGTTAACGATATTGTTCCTATTTCGGCTACAAGGGGAACAAACCTAGATAGACTCTTAGATGTAATAGTTGGTTATCTTCCAGAAGGTCCAAAGTACTATGAAGATGGCATGGTTACGGATATGCCTTTAGACCAATTTGTTTCTGAAATAATCAGAGAAAAGATTATGCTCCTTACAAGGGACGAAATACCGCACGCAGTGACTGTTCAAGTTGTTAGTATCCAACCAGGAGATAGAGATCCAAACATGTTAGTTATAGATGCCGACATCATCGTTGAAAAAGACTCCCAGAAAGCTATTATCATAGGTAAAGGTGGCCAAAAACTTAAGAAAATAGGAATACTTGCTAGAGAGGAATTAGAACAACTTCTTGGAAAGAGAGTTTATTTAAGGCTTTGGGTTAAAGTCAAAGAAGGTTGGAGAAATAGACTAGACCAACTAAGAGGACTTGGCTATGCTTACTAA